The following DNA comes from Neovison vison isolate M4711 chromosome 13, ASM_NN_V1, whole genome shotgun sequence.
AAGAATAAAGTTAGGAGCAACAAATCCTCTTCCACACGGGACTGGAACTGAGTGTAGTCAGGGCGGCAGCAGGAGGTCCTACCACACGGCAGCGCTCCTCCCCCGGCCCGGGAGGCTCCCCTCTCCCACCGCGGCTGCACCCTCAGGAGTTGTTATAGTAACCGCACTGACACATGCAGCGTCCTGCATGCGCCACGGAATTCGCTGGTACTACATAAACTGGGCTCCCCGCTTCTTCCCGAGTAACAAAGGCACATACAGATTTTAATCTATGGTCCCACCTGCAATTTCTGCAAGACCTGCTTGACTTCCTCGTCTTCATCAGCCATCATTTCCCAGCCACTCTCCGCTTCTCCGCCCCCAACTTTGTAACCACAGAGACTcatacccaccccaccccaccccgcatcGTGGAGCCAGAGCGACATCTAGGGCACTGGAGGCTTATCTGCATCTGAGTAGAAGAGCTGGTGGATTAAtgggtttggtttggggtttttgtttttgctttttatgtgTCTAgacatttttcaattaaaaaaatacatggagtaattatacatttaataaattaaaatggcagTTTCtgattgcaagaaaaaaaaagttttcgtATAAGAATTACTATAAAGTTAtaatgcaaatacattttttttttaaagattttatttatttatttgagagagaacacaagcaggcagagaggcaggcagagagagaggaggaagcaggctccctgctgagcagagagcccgacgcggggctggatcccaggactctgagttcatgacctgagccgaaggcagtggctcaacccgctgagccacccagttttttaaagattttatttatttatttgtcagagacagagggagagagagcaagtgagcacaggcagacagagaggcaggcagaggcagagggagaagcaggctctcttccaagcaaggagcccgatgtgggactcgatcccagaaccctgggatcatgacctgagccgaaggcagtggcttaacccactgagccacccaggcgtcccgcaaatacattttttattgtgaAGAGGCATAACATTTCCTTTATGGGCAACTTGTCATGTATCCATCGTGTAATATCAAATACATCTGTACtcccataaaataaatatgattctTTTGAGGGCAAAAAGCCAAATCAAAGACAAAATTGAGGAAAAACTTGAATAGTAGACTATGAATTCTTCAGAAGACAAAAGCTCTGAGTTTAAATGTCTTTAAACTCCCTAATTCCTGACAGAGTTCTCAGAATATAGTTTCTCAGTTAATGAGTAGCAAATTGACTTACTGGTTAAATTAGCAACTCTGGAGCTTCCTGACAACAGTATAAAATAAGTGGATAATTCGGAGTAACTAGCTTTTGGACTTTAATTTAGTTACTTTGAAACAACATCATTTAGTACCAAATGTTTAAACAGCCATTAGAATTGCTAAACTGTGAAATCAGCATTATTTATATCTGATCGGGTATACAAAAatcatcaattcttttttttttaaagattttatttttatttgtcagagagagagagggagagtgagcgagcacaggcagacagaatggcaggcagagacagagggagaagcaggctccctgccgagtaaggagcccgatgtgggacttcatcccaggatgctgggatcatgacctgagccgaaggcagctgcttaaccaactgagccacccaggcgtcccaaatcatcaattttttcctgaaaaaaaaatggtagtagaaatcccaaagaataaaaaagagactACTAATTAGGGGTCACATTTATGAACCTAGCACCATCATTCCAGTCTTAGGCCATCCCAAGTGGctagaaggaggaagggaagagatgaGCATGTTGGAAAAGCATAGTTCTTAATTTGTGGCCCATTGGTAATCTAAGCCAACACAGGATCTAGCAGAGAGGAAAATCAGAgactggaatttaaaacaaaaaaacttttgacTCTGAGGCACTAAGAACAACAGAATCAGTATATCCAGAAGGCCATGCTGGAGTCCACCTCGTGAACTAGGGAATTCCTTCTTTACGTCCAAGTCCTTTTAATTTCTATAAGTTTTTTTAACCAGGTGTGATATGTCATAATTCTGAGCCAGATACATTCCAACCACATTACCAAAAGTACATTCAAGCAGGTACTAGAGCAAGGTTATCTGCTAGAAATGTGCAAAGGATGGCTAGAAACTGATTTTCATGAAACGGCACTGCGGCAAATCAACTTAACCCAATGCCTTTAGCTCAAAGAAGATGCTCTATAATCACTTTTGAGTTTATAAACTTGTTCTTTTCCCAAATCCTGGAAACTTCTAATATTCTCAGGTTGattgcatgtatctttttgttcCATATCTTTCTATTTATACCAAGATTATAATACCATCTTCTGCACCAAAAAAGGACAGGTTAAGACAGTGTATGCCTGTGTTGTAAGTTTAAAACCTTAAGGGAAATGTAGTACAATGGTAAGGTAATTTGTCTGAATATTTTCCAAACTTGACAGTTATTTTCTATATCAGAGGGATTTCATCATTTTAAACAGACTATATTAATAATTCTGCTACACTCAGAATGGTATCATGAAAGTCATAACTAATAGTATATCAGTACATTAATAGTGCCAACATACTGATAGACTATGTCtagaaagataaataagaaacaatGACTATCTCTGTAAAAGGAAATGTGGACCAAGAGTTGTCAGTAGGCAAAGAAAATGCTTTTGCTGTGTACACTTTTGAACTTATCATGTGCATGTActacccatttaaaaataaacataaattttacataaaatattagtTGCTTCCACATAGACTATCTCTAAAAGAGACACAAGATACTGACAACAGTAGTCGCTTTCAAAAAAGTGAAGTGAGTGACTGGGGGACAGGGTGAAAGCGAGACCTCAATCCAtgctttgttttacattttttttaattggtgtcATGTGACTATATTAAACTCTTCAATAAGTAACTAATTAAAAGTAGCATGTAAAAGTCCTAAGAAATTCTCTCTACTTTTTAATTATAGCTTACATGTATTTCAAACTGATCCTATAAACCTAACACAAGAAGCAAAGTTTCAAAGCAGAAGTAAatcataaataaacataaaattatttcccCGCCATTTTCTAACAAAATTTAAActgcagagggaagaaaaatactttgtaatgtaatatataaaatatgttaacagCTATGAAATGggaagagatattttaaaactttttaagtgAAGACTTTTCATCCTCTTTCTGATATACCATTTTAACTTTGGAATAgagtaaaaaatgtttttgaaaaagcttTATATTCTATACTACTAAGGAAGAAAACAGTACTTGCTATCCAATTATGTAAAGCAAAGATATTCACTTGCTTTTCTAtgactaaatataaaatatcctCAAATACATTCAGTATGACTTTATTACCCAAATATCAAAGGGATTTGGTATTTAGAGTAATTCTACTATAATTCCTCCTAAcccaatagaaataaataataaaattcaagagTTAGAAAAGGTCTATAGGATAATTTAATTCagtccctcattttacagattcaTAAGCAATCCCAAAAAGTTTAAATTCAGATTCAAAACCAACCTACGGGGAGAAAACATAGTTAAATCCTAGATGTTCTGCTTCTGCAACCAGTAGGCTTTCAAATCATGCCACTAAAATGATGTACAGTAActgaaagtatttttcaaatttcttttgggctttatgtttgtttgtttgctttttaagatttatttaagagagcacatgtgcaggggaggaaaggcagagggagagaggagacctgaagcagacttcctgctgagtgcacagccagacccagggccctatctcagaaccctgagatcatgacctgagcgaaaatcaagagtcggacacttaacccactgaaccacccacgtgggCCAGCTCTACGGTTTAAATAAGTTGTTTGTGATAGTGATCATAAATGctatttaataaaggaaaacaaggaataagtctttaaaggtattttaattaatataaccTCTTGAGATAAATAACATATTGTAAATTTTCTGTGGTAAGAGTGCATCCCTAAATAAGGCACTGCTGTCAGAAGGGTGgagtcatttcattttaaaataaatgccaaaaaatcaactttacaaaataattttatcaatgtgaatcattttttttaatttcttttcagtgttccagaatttattgtttatgcaccacacccagtgctccatgcaatacatgccctctataatacccaccaccaggctcaccaaacctCCCACCCAATGTGAATCATTTTTAATTGTAAATATAGACTTAACATACAAGCATGAAATTGTATTCTTATTCACCAACATGAGCACACTCCAAACAAATTAATACAAGggcaaatacaaaaatacatacaaatagatGTACATACCCAAATAACAAACTACAAAGATTCACCTGCCACTTCCTGAGACCAAAGTCTCTGCATAAATAtactgaaaatacagaaaaatatcaatataaaggaacacaaatacacacacacacacacacacacgcgtaaATACCAGAACACAAAGTGACATGTAGACCTATAATATAGGTgcttatgtacatatacataaacacCTAGTTCAGTCAGAAATAACACAGACAGAAAACAAACGGTCATCTACAAAACATGAAAATTCAACAGTCACAATAAAATTGGGCTCAATACAATGCTCATACTTTAAATAATGCGGGGGGAGCCAGACCCTAAAGGGACTCCTACTGGCACTGAGTTTCTCAGAAGTTGAAAATGTAATAACACACAAAGGTTGGTGACTCCTATCCTAATCAGAATAAAGATTATTTGCTAAATGAGATCACTAACAGAGATCTCATTGAACAGAGAAATATTCTGTAAAGTGAGCTaaattctttttactttaaaGGCCCTGCTAGAGATTTGCTGCTGCTCTAATTCACGACTTGGGGAAGCAAAACTAAAAAAGCTGTTGCTGGGTTCAGGTGCTGTGGGAGACCCCACAAAAAATGGTCTGAAGTGAAAGTCTCCATCTCCACCACCCCGATTTCGAACTGGTGTACTGTCCAAAGGAAACTTGGAGTTGTTccctagaaaaaaataagtgaaaacctTAAGCATCTATTTCTTCACAGatctttagaaacaaaacacaatattatttaagaaattttttttacttaataaatattttaacagaacTCAACTCCTATGAGACTGTAAAATATAAGCCTAATTTTGGATAAAGGGCTATGATAGCCCCCGCTCCCTCCATGACCACagtatataccatatcttctgcTGTGACACAGTTTCCAATAGCCATGACCTCATCACCCAAAGTAATTtgacacaatgaaatattttttagtaatgCTAGAACTTATAATTTATAATCTTATTCATTGTCTATGTAATCTACTTCAAAGGAATATAGTGTGTGTATAAAACCATTTGACCCAGtgctttaagaatatttttcttttggggcgcctgggtggctcagtgggttaaagcctctgccttcagctcaggtcatgatcccagggtcctgggatccagccctgcatcaggctctgctcagcggggagcctgcttcctcctctctctctgcctgcctctctacctagttgtgatttctctctgtcaaataaaaaatttaaaaaaataatttttcttttaaagattgccATAAACACTCTAGAAAATATATGACAACTATGAACAATTGGCATATACTCATGATCCAAGATCAATTAGAATAACCTTAAGAAAAATCAGACAATAGATCTGATTAAATAAGCATCTAACAACTTTGACCGAGCCGTTCTCTGGCTTCTACAAGTTTTAAAGGGAACATGTAACTAACTAAAGGAAGAGTgtggactatatcttctttaagCCAACAACTGTAGCAAGAGGTGAAAGTAAAAAGTTAAGTGTGCATAAAATGTGGAACAGGAAATAACtagtaaatatgaaagaaatcaaagtaaaTGTGGATCATaacaaggaaaaaatatctaCAGTATTAATATACAATAACACTTTGACTAAATTATAATTATGATTAACTGAAAGTTaagcaaaaattcatttttgtttcagttcttctagCTGATAAACCTCATCTCATTACTTCCTGCCTTCTCTAGGATATCTCCTCCCCACTACATCTTTTTCTTCAGCCTATAattcaaaaaatacatatttaggaAAGTCAAGTACAAGAAACCTCACTTTCTTATATGCCAAAACTAACTTACATTAATAGCATTACAAAAATCTATTGGATTCTGTTATATCAAGAGTAGTATAAAGAGAAGGACTCAAGAAGAGATACGATATTCATTGCATTTGCCAAAGCACCTAGAAAGCAAAAAAGTACTGGCATCTTCCTAGATTGTACACTTCCAGAAAGCAGGGATCCTATCTGGATAATTCTTATATCTCATTGCCTAGGATTATGTCTAGCAGCTTAGCACATGAAATATGTCtgataaatatttggtaaatgaaaaaatttgaacCAAACAACCAACAATAAGTTAAGAACGGTGTACTCAGTATTGCCATGTGAAAGAAACCAAACATGGCCTTTTTGAGTGTGGGCTCTGAAGACAGTTCTGTGACcttaaatttacttaatttacttaaattttacttaatttacttaaattttcttaatttacttaaatttacttaaattttctgtgctcagttttctcatctgtaaaataaggataataataataataactacatCATAAAGTTTTGAAAATAAGAGGAATACATGTACAACTGTAACAGTGTCTAGTATTTGATAAACAATCAATAAATAGCAgctaatatcattattattactgcaAGGAAATAGCTTTCCACTTAAAGTACCAACATGAAAACTTTTACTttggagagatttttttctctgtttacaTTGAAGATGTAATTTAATCACaagcaaataaaatagataaaagcaAAGATGCACATGTTGAGACATGGATGAAGAATCTGGAGCTTACCACCATTTTATGTCTTTGGAGTCTCCACTACCTTCCTGGAACTGTGCAGAACACAGTGTGAAAGATTTAAAGAACAGTTATTGGATATTACATATCCCTTCTTACCTAATGGAAAGCCAAAAACACCAGACTGTGCAATCATGGAAGGCTCAAGGGTACTTTCTTGGTTAGCAATACTGATGTTTCGCAGCCTAAGGCTATCATAGAGGCCTTGGAGCTTTTGATACTGACGATTTCGCTCCATAAGTTTCTCAGATATGTCACTGaactttttcttatattcttctAGCACTTTCTTCATAGAGGTGACCTCCCCCTTCATAGAGGTCAATTCTACATCCTTGCTCTGTATTTGCTGAGTATATATCTTCTCCATCTGTTTCAGATGGCCTTCGGCCTTGCTGAAATTATATTCTTGATAGAGACGTTCCTGATGTACCTGtcccaagacaggaaaaaaaagacttttaaggtgataaatatagttatatattataaaagtttaaatgtaaaaaaaaagaaagacttacaCTGGGATGTTATTAATTTAACATTTAGAACCGGGTTAAGAAGGAATCCAGATGTACAATAGAATGGTTATTATAGTAAATAATACACTCTGTCACTAAATGCATAGGAAAAAATTCTGAAGGAATACTCTCAAACTACTACAAATACACTAACAAAAAAAGGATTTGTCTAACCTTAACAAGTGACATG
Coding sequences within:
- the CCNB1IP1 gene encoding E3 ubiquitin-protein ligase CCNB1IP1 is translated as MSLCEDMLLCNYRKCRLKLSGYAWVTACSHIFCDQHGSGEFSRSPAICPACNSTLSGKLDIVRTELSPSEEYKAMVLAGLRPEIVLDISSRALAFWTYQVHQERLYQEYNFSKAEGHLKQMEKIYTQQIQSKDVELTSMKGEVTSMKKVLEEYKKKFSDISEKLMERNRQYQKLQGLYDSLRLRNISIANQESTLEPSMIAQSGVFGFPLGNNSKFPLDSTPVRNRGGGDGDFHFRPFFVGSPTAPEPSNSFFSFASPSRELEQQQISSRAFKVKRI